Genomic segment of Aquarana catesbeiana isolate 2022-GZ linkage group LG02, ASM4218655v1, whole genome shotgun sequence:
tgctctatGTAAAAGCCAGAGTGCCTACCACTTTATGCTGATGGCTGAAAATGGTCTCACAACAAACAATTGCTcgtgttgtgtgggtttttttttttttttttttttttttttttatgccttctCCACAAGTGAAAAGATTAACCATGTACTGTAAGTTCCTCAATCTGGTTCtgaccttattttattttattttttttctcctagtGATTCTGGAGAACTGTCCTTACCATGACAGACCAAAGTAATGGCGCAACCAGCTCATCGAAGGCCAGAAGCGTCCTCACCTGGGAGCAAGTAGACCGCTTGAACAGCTTTCTGACAGAAGTGGTTCCCATTCATGGACGTGGCAACTTTCCCACCTTGAAGATCACACTGAAAGAAATTGTGCAGATGGTACGCAGCAAACTAGAGGATGCTGGGATCAAAGTCAAAGATGTGAGGCTCAATGGTTCAGCAGCCAGCCATGTCTTGGTGAAAGATAATGGTCTTGGTTATAAGGATTTGGATTTGATATTTGGTGTCAACATGCCCTCAGAAGCAGAGTTCCAGCTTGTGAAAGATGTGGTTATTGGTTTACTTCTAAACTTCCTGCCCGAGGGAGTAAACAAGGAGAAAATCAGCCCGGTGACACTGAAAGAGGCCTATGTCCAAAAGCTGGTCAAAGTCTTCACAGATGCAGACCGCTGGAGCTTGATATCTCTCTCCAACAAAGACGGGAGGAACATCGAGCTAAAGTTCGTCAACTCCATCCGCCGTCAGTTTGAATTTAGTGTGGACTCCTTCCAGATTGTTCTGGACTCGCTGCTCTTCTACCATGACTGTTCTGAGAATCCTATGTCTGCACACTTCCATCCCACTGTCATTGGTGAGAGCATGTATGGAGACTTTGAGGCTTCTCTAAACCATCTGCGCAACAAACTCATAGCTACAAAAAACCCGGAGGAGATCCGAGGTGGTGGCCTCATGAAGTACAGCAATCTGCTGGTACGTGACTTTAAGCCAGTAGACAAGGAGGAGATTAAGTCTCTTGAACGTTACATGTGCTCTCGTTTCTTCATAGACTTCTCAGATATCTTTGAACAGCAGCGCAAGTTGGAGTCCTACCTCCAGAACCACTTTATTGGTGAGGAGAGGAGCAAGTACGATTACCTAATGATCCTACGGAAGGTGGTCAATGAGAGCACAGTGTGTTTAATGGGACACGAACGCAGGCAGACTCTCAATCTCATCTCTCTGCTGGCACTTAGGGTGCTGGCAGAACAAAACATTATACCAAATGCCACAAACGTCACCTGCTACTACCAACCTGCCCCTTATGTCAGTGATGCAAACTTCAGCAATTACTACATTGCCAACACTGCCGTCTCCTACAGTCAGTCCTATCCAACGTGGCTTCCTTGTAGCTAGAGGGTTCACTCCTCTAGACTCTCCGGGATGGTGGACCCTTGAATTTATACACTGTGGACACTAGTTGACCTCTATCAGAAGGTGGCCTGGGCTTCTCCTGTGAAAAATCatgactttgttttcttttttttggtttgttgCCCAAAGACTCATGGTCTTGTTGAAATGAATGTGACTTTGTACATTTATATGTTGCCTATTAGTTCTGTGAGTCTTAACTCTTGTCTAACAAGCAAACAGTCTTTGGGGTCTGCAGGCCAGAGAGGTCAAACCTGTAGCTATACCAGTTAAGGCCTTAACTTTTTTTAAACCAATCAGTGTTGACTGTTTAGATGAGCCAAACTCCAGCAGGGTGAAACTACAACTCTATCAACGGCttgatctaactttttttttttttttttttttttttttttctgcagttggAAAGGTTTGGGCTTTTGCAACTTGGTCTTTAAAAGACCTTGAATTGGGATAGGGGGGGATAAAAAGAGAAccaagttaaaaaaattaaaaaaaaaaaaaaaaaattaaaattgagaAATTtatgttaaactaaaaaaaaattataattaatggAAAAGTATTAGAAAAAGTGTTAATTTTGTGTCTTGTAGGTGAGGGTTCTTTAATGCAGGAGTCTctctatgcaattatatatatttttgttgacGTGGATGTTCTATTTATGTTTGTAAGATGGAGAATACTTGTGCCTTAACCTGCGCAGCTTGGATGTATTGCTACCCTCTAGTCGTGTCTATAGGACAATAAGTGGGCAGGTGCaaagactatttttggatttagtGAAACTGCCAAATACTGGCCTTATTTCAAGggggtttttttatttcttttttttcccctctggtgTCACAATTTTGAGAATTGGAAATATGTAGTAAAGATGTCGAGGGATGTTTTTTTTGTGTAGTTTTTGGGATTCAGATTGCACTCTTTTTGGAGTTTATGGGCTTCAGGAGATGGTGAAGCTCTGAATATCCTTTTTCTGTCGTGCTGTAGGTGGTGGGAATGGGATGAGATGTGTACACAAATTCTGGTAGGTTGATTAAAAATTTCACTGCAAGATCTTCATCATTTTTGAAGGCTGGATTTATAGTTCTGTGTAGTTCGATAATTGCCTTTCTAAGATCTTGctaagcttttattttatttaagaaCATTCctgctttaaatttaaaaaatctgtTTGGTAACCACTTGGTGCCGGGCAGATTTGGTCACTGATCACTTCAACCTTGTCAATCAACCTCAATTCTTCTTCTGTAGCTGTCCATCTAAATATTAACTCTAGTGGATATAGGTGATTTGGCCTCCTCTTTCTAGCACCTGTCTTGCTACCTCCCCATTTCTTCTGCTCATTTTCTGTTATGTTTGCTGCTGAAAACCATTAAACCTTTAAAAATGCAGAAGTGAGACCTCCCCTTTGCTTGAAATCCCTAACTGTAGATCTCATCAGTGGAGTCCTTGGAAGATAAGCTGGTGTCCACCCAAAAAGACCTGTCTAAAATATGGGAGCCATCATTGACTTGTTGTAAGGTAACGGGGGCGGCTTTCAAGTGAGTCACTGACCCTAAGCAAACATGGAGCCAGTGAAGCATGGACTCCTGAACCTGTATGCTTGTTGTTGGTCAGTGAAGGACTGACGATGGCCCTGGAATTTGTACCCTGTTAGCAATGACGGCTCCCATGCTTGCTGGCAGGCCAGTAATCTGGACACTCCATTTCACAGAAGCTGAGGCCTAATTGTGCCTTAAACTGCCATACACTTATACTTtttcaatttcattttatatttgccttcaactatgtagtgtaagggccagCCTGATTGTATACAATTTGAAAGGTGTTTATATTTATCAAAACCATACAATATGGGAGgtcaaatctaaaggaaaattgtatttgGCCAGCCTTAATGTGTCCCAGCAGCCCTGGTACATTAACAAATGAGGGTGCATTGAATACTGCAATGTCTTATACGGGTCTTAATTGATTTACTAATTATATAAAAGGTCACGCGGGCTGCCTGTGTGAATACAACCCAAAATCTCCATGACTTGTAGTAAATGTGGTGGCAAGCCATATATTTCTGCTTTGTGTTCACAAGAGCCCTAAGGTTGACCCTTGCTCAGGATTTTCTATAGTGTGACTCCTAACTGGGGAGGCCATTCCCTCTATAGATTCTGTGTACCCTCCCGTTACAGACTGGCCTCCTGGTACCACTTCCATTATAGACCTTACCAATGGTGGTACCAGGAGGCCAGCCCTTGCAAAGACTCTGCAGGGGCTGGCCACCTGAGTCCATCGCACTATGGACTCTGCAGGGTCTGCCTGTTAAccaccccttccctccccccaccactaAGGACCCTGCAGGCACTAGCCGCCTGCACAATCTTTTGCCACCATTTGCACACAAACTGTCTGTACCATTGCCAAAGCTTTTCTTTAGAACCGCTCAGGAATATTCTGTAACTGATTTTTACAGTGCTGCACATTGAAAAATAAACCTTGACAAAAAAACATCTGTGTGTGACCTGTTTGTTTGCTTTACTGATAAGTGTTAACATTCCAAGCCATAGACTTGTGAAGTCTAATGGAAGCTGTATACTGGTTCCAGGGCTGTGAAATGGGGATCTGTCAAGCTTGTTGCTGCACTTGAACCAGTACACCTGCCAGGAGAGGGAGCGGTGTTGGCTTCCATCTCAGGCTTTTCATATGGGTATGGCTGGTTATGCTTTCACAAGAACTGGATTGGTATGGCAGAGGGTGTTGCGTCACATTCGGCTACCTGCTGGAGTGCGCATGTGTggcgccgccatatgcgttccaacactgttgtaagaccagtTTGCCACAGTGCcccttcgggcacagcctcgcttcagtcagcataattataatctaactctgtcCACTTGGgcggtggggcttcaacctggactcaggggtgtggccacaaaattctgcacaAGCGCAGATTGCCacagtgttggaatgcatatggcggcgtcgcgtgCAGTTCagcaaaatgtgatgggttgcCATATGTGATGCTACAAGGGCAGTAAAgcccaaaaaaaaatcaatggggTTGATCTACCAAAACTGGAGtgcagaatgtggtgcagctgtgcatggtagccaatcggcttctaacttcagcttgttcaattgtaagctttggcaatggaagctgattggtttctatctagagctgcaccagattttacactatccagttttagtaaatctcccccatgtccCAGGGCTGAATGCTGTctctgctacacttttttttttttttttttttttttttttattatatacctgTTTGTAACCTAAGGGGCTCCCATTGCTGGCCACCTGGAAATGCAACCTGTCAGGTATGCAATTGGAGTCAGAAAGCTGCCAAATGCGAGTCATGAATTCTGTAACTCTGGGTGATTGGTGCATCAGTATCAAAGCTGAAGAATTGGCATGATGGCCAGGAAACTTGCCTTTTCAGAAAGGGGGTAACCAAATTGCATTTTTAACATGTTGCCATGCCTGAACTTTTGGAAATGCTTGCTGCCTGAGTATTTGTTGCTCTTGCAAATCCAGAGACTAATCTGGATTTGTGATATTGAAGCCATCACTGGTGGCAAAGTAGCATTTGCCTGGCAAGTAAGCAATGCCCCATGATGGAGGGGGTGTGAGGAGGAATGTTGTATAGGACCCTGGGATTTAACTAGACAAAATTTGTAATGCTATCCAACCCATCTTGACTCACCTAGCTCTGCCACATAGCCAGGGGCCCTGACGTGTCATGCTGCAGGTCCTGTCCCTCCCCAGCAGTGAAAGGAGAAGAAGCCTGCGCTCATCTTGCATCCTTTTTAGCCCGGCAGTCCCTGTAAGTCATATCCATGTTATAATGCTGTTTTAAAATTAAAGATGAATCTCCTAATGTGACCATAAAACAACCTGACAGAGGTTAACTTTTTACCCCGTTCAAAATGGAGATACACTAGCCCTGCAGGGTGTTCTAGGACTTTTCATTTTCTAACCGCATCTCCTTCACGGATGGGTGGCCCAGTCTTGAGGGAGAGTTCTTTTTGCTTAAGAACACTGGAGGTCTGGTCACATGGGAGTTCATATGGGTCTCAAATATAGGAGGTCTGGGCACATGGGGTGGATGGTGcaaaggtggagggggggggggggggggagaagcatcTCTACTTCATGTAGTATTGGTGGTCTGGCCATAGGAGACTCCTCATCCTTCACGGCTGGGAGGCCAGTCCCAAAAATGAAGACATGCAGGATCTGCGTCATGCAATAATGGTTGTCTGGTCACAGGAGACTCATCATTCTTTGCTGATGGTGTCTCATCATGGCTACATGGTTGACTCATCTGCATCActggaagggaggacagaccatattggccccttaaagaatgaggaaggattaCAAAGGATGGGCAGAAGGCaaaggtattgggggggggggggggggtcttcagtaaccaaaactgcagtgtttgtcctcatgacacatcacaggaagcacctccatggttaacagaggacagaattagactttgggaaacttaacattaataaatcaccgggaccggatagCTTTCACCCGAGggtgcttagggaactcagtcaagcaattgcccgaccattgttcctaatttttactaatGGCCTATTGACccgaatggtaccagctgattggagaaaagccgaggtagcaccaatattttaaaaagtgcctgagaaaattgagtattgtccgtgatttttttttttgccctaaaaTATCATTGCTCATGGATGAGCTTTCGGgttgtgtccccttcttcaaggtccaagcagtacttattcacaaaagggcccaaaatacatccctgggaattacagaccagttagcctaacatcaatactatgcattctcttggaggggacgataagggactatatacaagattttagtaatgagaacggtatcattagaagTAATTGGCATGGATTCACAAAGTTTCATTCTTGCCAAAgaaacctattaaccttctatgaggaggtgagttgccatctagataaaggaaggcccttacTGATACAACTAAACCTTTGAGGGCAACTATAATACTGATAtggcccatgatgaaattgagtttgacacccttgaTTTAGAGAGATCAGGAccgccttcctcctgctggtgatccctctagtggtttaaagatctacagtatctcacaaaagtgattaagcccctcacgtttttgtatatattatatctttttatgtaacaacactgaagaaatgacactttacattgtagcaaagtagtgagtgtacagcttgtataacagtgtaaatttgctgtcccctcaaaataacacacagccattaatgtctaaaccactggcaacaaaagtgagtacacccctaagtgaaaatgtccaaattgggcccaattagccatttaccctccctggtgtcatgtgactcgttagtgttacaagggctcaggtgtgaatggggagcaggtgtgttaaatttggtgttatcgctttcactctctcatactggtcactggaagttcaacatggcaaagaactctctgaggatctgaaaaaaagaatagttgctctacataaagatggcctaggctataagaagattgccaagaccctgaaactgagctgcagcacggtggccaagaccatacagcggtttaacaggacagatttcactcagaacaggcctcgccatggtccatcaaagaagatgagtgcacgtgctcagcgtcatatccagagattgtctttgggaaatagatgtatgagtgctgccagcattgctgcagagggtggggggggggcccctcagcctgtcagtgctcagaacatatgccacacactgcatcaaattggtctgcatggctgtcaacccagaagaaagactcttctaaagatggtgcacaagaacgcccacaaacagtttgctgaagacaagtacacGGATTATTGGACCAAGTCCTGTGGTCTAAAGAGACcacgataaacttatttgattctgATGATGTCAAGTgtttgtggcagcaaccaggtgaggagtacaaagacaagtgtgtcttgcctacagtcaagcatggtggtgggagtgtcatggtctggggctgcatgagtgctgccggcgctggggggctacagatcattgagggaactatgaatgccaacatgtactgtgagatactgaagcagagcatgatcccctcccttcagagactgggccgcagggcagtattccaacatgataaccaccccaaacacacctccaagaccaccactgccttgctaaagaagctgagggtaaaggtgatggactggctaagcatgtctccagacctaaaccctattgatcatctgtgggacatcctccaacggaaggtggaggagcacaaggtctctaacatccaccagctccgtaatgtcgtcatggaggagaggaagaggactccagtggcaacctgtgaagctctggtgacctccatgcccaagagggttaaggcagtgctggaaaataatggtggccacacaaaatattgacactttgggcccaatttggacattttcacttaggggtgtactcacttttgttgccagcggtttagacattaatggctgtgtgttgagttattttgaggggatagcaaatttacactgttatacaagctgtacactcactactttacattgtagcaaagtgtcatttcttcagtgttgtcacatgaaaagatagaagaaaatatttacaaaaatgtgaggggtgtactcacttttgtgagatactgtgtatgaaAGTTATTGTTACTATGTTAAAAATTCAAGTAATTTTTGCTGACGTCAGCTTCTCTTTATACATGTCTCTATAGACATTTTTTTACATTGGTCTTCTACACCCCATGTTTGGTGACCTAACCTGAAATGATCTTTTTTGAACCTGCGTATGTGATCTCAGTATCattctccatatactgtatattggtgaCACTGTTAGGCTAGGTCTACAATGGTGCACTGCAGTTCTGACATAGCGCAATTGCATGCATATTTTACATGCTATTGACTTCTATTAGACCAAGAATTATCATGAAAGCGCATCAAAGTCCtgtatgctgcatctttgatgcgctTTTAGAAAACACGCgttttaatagaagtcaatggaagtGCACCACGAACTGCGTGTAAAACATGCATACAATCGCCAAAACCACAGTGCACCAATCTGAAAACAGCTTTAAAGACCTGCAAGTCAATTGTATGTCTGGTTCCCAGGTACTTAAATTGCACCCGGATCAAAATTGTGCCATACtttggctgaccccccacccctacaacctctgcagcaatgctggcagcactcatacgtctatttcccaaagacaacctctggatatgacgctgagcacgtgacctcaacttctttggtggaccatggcgaggcctgttctgagaggaacctgtcctgttataccgctgtatggacttggccaccatgctacagttcagtttcagggtcttggcaatcttcttatagcctaggccatctttatgtagagcaacaattcttttttttacggtcctcagagagttctttgccatgaggtgccatgttgaacttccagtgaccagtatgagagagtgagagcgataacatcaaatttaacacacctgctccccattcacacctgagaccttgtaacactaacgagtcacatgacaccggggagggaaaatggctagttggtcccaatttggacattttcacttaggggtgtactgacttttgttgccggggtttagacattaatggctgtgtgttgagttattttgaggggacagcaaatttacactgttatacaagctgtacactcactactttacattgtagcaaagtgtcatttcttcagtgttgtcacatgagaagatagaataaaatatttacaaaaatgtaaggggtgtactcacttttgtgagatactgtatatagaggaatcgggacctccttccttctgttggtgatctctctagtgatataaagatctatatagaggaatacggacctccttcctcctgtcgcTGATCCCTCCAGAGATATCCAAAAAATTCTATTCACTTTCCCCATTCCCTGGGCACACTGTTTGCAAATTTTTGCAATCATTTGAAGTAAGTACCCATTAATCCTCTTCCTCGGTAGCTCTTGCAAGCACTGAAGGGAagaccagagttcagctttaaggaacaGAATGACATAACCAAATGTATTCTCTGCAATCAGTATGAAGCTTACATTGTCTTCTGCTGGTCTAGGTGACAGATTCCTGCATGACCCCATTGCCTGGAAGATATCGCTGGCTAGGTACTGCAGCCTATAAACAATAAATAGGTTAGTTGCTCAGCTCTTACAGTGCCAAGGTCTGAGTGGTGGCAGGCTGTGTGGAAACTTCTGCAGAGTCGGCAAACAACAGCCCTAATCTCTGCGGCACAGGGCGAAGGTCATCCTGAGGCTTCTGTTCATCCTGGCAGCTGGACCTCTCCTTGAAGATGAGGAATAAGATAACCTTCAAGGTTCATTCCAGAATTGATATTTCAGCAGTGGAAGCCGGAGTGTTAAACACCCCAACACACCtagtgtgcccatcatgaggggtttccaccatccctgtactgggttgttgggtctgtacacttgctgtgcccattatgaggggttccctccatccctgtgctgagatcctgggtctgtacacctgctgtgcccattatgaggggttcccaccatccctgtgctgggttcccaggtctgtacacctgctgtgcccattataaggggttcccaccatccctgtgctgagttcccaggtctgtacacctgctgtgcccattatgaggggttcccaccatccctgtgctgagttcccgggtctgtacacccgctgtgcccattatgaggggttcccaccatccctgtgctgagttcccaggtctgtacacctgctgtgcccatt
This window contains:
- the TENT5C gene encoding terminal nucleotidyltransferase 5C, which translates into the protein MTDQSNGATSSSKARSVLTWEQVDRLNSFLTEVVPIHGRGNFPTLKITLKEIVQMVRSKLEDAGIKVKDVRLNGSAASHVLVKDNGLGYKDLDLIFGVNMPSEAEFQLVKDVVIGLLLNFLPEGVNKEKISPVTLKEAYVQKLVKVFTDADRWSLISLSNKDGRNIELKFVNSIRRQFEFSVDSFQIVLDSLLFYHDCSENPMSAHFHPTVIGESMYGDFEASLNHLRNKLIATKNPEEIRGGGLMKYSNLLVRDFKPVDKEEIKSLERYMCSRFFIDFSDIFEQQRKLESYLQNHFIGEERSKYDYLMILRKVVNESTVCLMGHERRQTLNLISLLALRVLAEQNIIPNATNVTCYYQPAPYVSDANFSNYYIANTAVSYSQSYPTWLPCS